Within Coregonus clupeaformis isolate EN_2021a unplaced genomic scaffold, ASM2061545v1 scaf1581, whole genome shotgun sequence, the genomic segment atcatgctgaaacatacatcatacacgtggtctgcggttgtgaggctggttggacgtactgccaaatactctaaaacaacgttggaggcggctaatgccgctttggtggacattcctgcagtcagcatgccaattgcacgctccctcaaaacttgagacatctgtggcattgtgttgtgtgacaaaactgcacaatttaGAGTGGCCTTCTATTGTCCCCACCActagatgcacctgtgtaatgatcgtgctgtttaattcgtttcttgatatgccacacctgtcacgtggatggattatcttgacaaaggagaaatggtcacgaacaaggatgtaaacaaatttgtgcaaaacattttagagaaatacgttttttgtgcacatggaacatttctgggatcttttatttcagctcatgaaacatgggaccaacactttacatgttgcatttatatttttgttcagtgtagattaatCATCATGTGATCAAGTGAATGACTATGAGGACTCAAGAAAGTGTCTCTGTGGTTATGTTTGAACAACTAATGGATGATCAGTGATTCAACTtaacagacaggacaggctaAGATGGTTTAACAATGTAAATGATTGCTGAATGAGTGTGGTATGATTAGAGGCATGAAGGAACTGTAGTCATTCAGGTCTGACTGGAGTCTTTACTTAGATTGTGATTTTAGTTAGGTGTtgtgggtgaggaggggggtgggTGAAGGACAGAGGAGGACCACAATGACAGATTAGACTCAGGTTAATATTAACAATATTAACAATAATAACAGGTTAATAACGCTCTGATATAAACCAAGGGCCTACTCACTTTACCAAGGTATCTGACTATTGGGGAGTATAGGAGTCTGTGTTTGAATCCCATCTTGTCCAGATGCTCATTTAACGTGTGTGTTTATTCTCTTGCAGACATCCATGTAACCTGTCTGTTCTCAGAGGATTGTGTCCTGGCCTGCAGCTTCCAGCCTGGAAGTGATGAAGTCATCTACTGGCTGAAACCAGAAGACAAGGACCTGACCGTCCACTCCTACTACTACAGTACAGATCAGCTCAAGCTGCAGAGCCAGCGTTACAGAGGAAGAACAGCCCTGTTCAATGACCAGATCCCCAAAGGAAACGCTTCACTACTGCTGAGAGGGCtcacactccaggaccagggcagATACAAGTGTTACACCAGCACTATTAAAGGCAACAAGGAGTCCTTCATTAACATGGCAGTGGAGGGTAcggaatgtctgtctgtctgtctgtctgtgatgatCACTTTATGGCTGCTCCATGTGTAATGTCTACTTTGTTGCAGCTCCAGTCCGCTTGGTGGACATACAGTTATCAGATGACATCATCACCTGCAGTTCTACAGGTATCTATCCTGAGCCTAAACTCACCTGGTCCACTGACCCCCCCTCTGACCTTTCATTTGACCCTGGAACCATCCAGAACTCCACCAGCACCAAGGTGGATGACGGGGGCCTCTATGACATCACCAGCACAAAACAGTTTATCAGAGACCGAACCAACATCTGTACCGTGACCTCTGGGACAGTAGAAAGGACAGCAACCCTGAAACAGCAAGGTAATCAATTGATCAACCTATTAATCAAACAATTTATAAATcaatgaataaattcatcaatcAATTTTTCTGGCTATAAACTCTACAAAAACAAGACAACAATGCGAGACAGTATGCAAAGATCAAGCTAAAAAGGCACTTTCTCATGACATAATTTCAGATCCGGTCCAGGGTTCTCCAAGAAGTGAAGTGTCCATCCCCTGCAGTGTCTCTCAGTCTGACCTCCTGACCTTTAACCTTACCTGGAGGTTCAACCAGATAGACACCATCCTCACCTCCACCTACACCAAGGGTACATCTCAGATGTACATTGACGACCAGTGGAAGGAGCAGGTTCAGAGTTTGTCTGACTCTGGCAGCCTTCAGCTCCACAAGCTAACCGTGGTCCACCAGGGAATCTACAGCTGTGAACTCTCTACTGCCAGAGACACTCACTTGGTCCTCACCTACCTGGAGATCACACCTGATAAACTCTCTGATGGTACAAAGTTTACTTTTACTATTTACCCTCACTGTAAGTCACATGATCACATTCAACAATAAAACTGCAACTCTGTATTTTCTCCTTCAGTTTCAGATGGACTGAGTTCAGGTTCAATCACTGGTATAAcaatagcagcagtagcagcagtgatTATAGCAGCAGTGATATGTTACCTGCTGAGAGGTAagttatgatgatgatgacttcATAATCTGTTGAAACATTTAACACAACCACCTCCTGATGGACAGAGAGGAGGGTTACATTGGTGGCCTTTGATGAACAGCTTTCAGTTTCTGCTATTTTGCTGTCTCCCATCTCAAGGTTTTCTGCCCAAATTTAGATGTAACACGGTCATCTGAAGAGGGAGTCACTCTCTGCCACAGGCTGACGTCCATGGAATATTCATGTCCTTATGGTTACATGCATTTACTCATACtagctgtttgtgtgtctgaaTCCTGCTAACTCACCATAAACTCACCTATCCCCCTCCAGCAAATACAAATGGTCAAAATGAAAAGGATCAGAGTGGAATACCACTTCAGAatggagaagaaagagaggaagatatagaaagacaagaacaagaacaaggtCAAGGAGAAGAGGGGTCAGCCACATCAACCGCAAGCTTAAATGTAACCTAAAATGTAATCTATGTAATCCCtgaaagtaattatttatcatgagaggaccataaacaataactagtaatgctgcatactccaagaCAGTGGCGTGttttcatggatgccaagggaagccaagcTTCTTCCAAAAATGTACCAAGAAAAAATGATAAAATAATtaatctttcgtctctctgtatttcataattttccttaaattcgcaagaggctgaatgtatctcaacggagaaagcatcagagcgagagaaacagcgcccctctgtctctgtatgtgtaacccatctatctgatgctgtctggtcaaaaagagtatgatattATTgttgcccgtagcattgaatgcaagggaagacAGTGAGCATTTAGCATCCcttgatttaaaaaaagtataaaataatagccaatcagcattgagctaaactgagcgagctcaactctgaatggtcctggcgcaccaaagaaAAGTGTCACATGTCCACTGTATGTTCACCAAGCCAAACTTAATTGACAGAAAACTTcaattgttgcatcttgttgtgttgttgtcctccactggctagctagctagctagctaaaattgccattttcctaaattagccatggatggagatagggatttggacttctgattcaaccataaattcatacattgtgcccctggccaaatgtagtagtctaatgttaactagctggctcattgttgcccatgcaaggaagttaggctagcgagctagcattttagccaggtagcctaggacaacaaaaactaaaagcatgtattgtatgacagagtgatagactgtattggcaacatgaaagagaggaggatggcattgatgtttctctacaagtaggttgagtcaaaatgtttttttctacttgcaagcacgcacacacaaacacacacagaaatcataACCGTGGACAGCCatatcatatttagcttatgttgattggactaaattgtttttggtgtcttttagttgtcactgtattagactgtattagaatctctgaagctggagactcttatctccctcaataactttaagcatcagttgtcagagcaccttaccgatcactgcacctgtacacagcccatctgaaattagcccacccaactacctcatccctatattgttatttattttgctcttttgcaccccagtatctctatttgcacataatctcttgcacatctagcattccagtgttaatactattgtaattattctgcactatagcctatttattgccttacctccataacttgctacatttgcacacactgtatatatatttttctgttgtatttctgactttatgtttttttaccccatatgtaactctgtgttgtttttattgcactactttgctttatcttggccaggtcgcagttgtaaatgagaacctgttctcaactggcttacctggttaaataaaggtgaaataaaaaataaaaataaaagactaagcataggtgatttgatgttgaagttgaaatggtgctggaatggTGGAGGCAGcttctgttttctttgcgacttgcaatAGCCTAACTCTCCATGgtttaaatcaatagttgtttagtagtctgaaaatgtcggaaactttaacttgcttgaccatgctgtaggtcgtggaactgtttgttacatgcaatatgctttgtggacaccaccggacagaggttgctctccggttatgtgatgaaacaaaggtgtggttgaatatGTTCTGCCACTgagtcttcttattgtctcggcctttaggtctatatatcacggtgtcaaggcatatgaactaccgggttatagagcaaacaatgcaattatcacaacacataggtttgCATTATGGCATTTTTTTCCTgccttggcttccccagtgattttacccacgcaccactactgctccaagaaaggttaaaaatctcacctttctggtaaaaatagttataaattgttGAGGTGTAGTAACTTTTGacgacacaagctcaagtacacagtacaaatatgacgaaaatatgaaatattttatatgaCATATTTCCTGTTAAAAAAAACTGGATGAATAAAGGCTTGAAATGACTTATatactttctaaatatagtataatcaaattataaaaccactacctataagatttcaccttccttataactgtaaaatacatatttgtatgtttgTGTTAGAGAACATTTGCATATGTTCTGCTCGTCAcacagagctctagcttggcttcctgaatTC encodes:
- the LOC121569298 gene encoding V-set domain-containing T-cell activation inhibitor 1, with protein sequence MARVQVFITLRDLVLVVILLWTATPTDGGDIHVTCLFSEDCVLACSFQPGSDEVIYWLKPEDKDLTVHSYYYSTDQLKLQSQRYRGRTALFNDQIPKGNASLLLRGLTLQDQGRYKCYTSTIKGNKESFINMAVEAPVRLVDIQLSDDIITCSSTGIYPEPKLTWSTDPPSDLSFDPGTIQNSTSTKVDDGGLYDITSTKQFIRDRTNICTVTSGTVERTATLKQQDPVQGSPRSEVSIPCSVSQSDLLTFNLTWRFNQIDTILTSTYTKGTSQMYIDDQWKEQVQSLSDSGSLQLHKLTVVHQGIYSCELSTARDTHLVLTYLEITPDKLSDVSDGLSSGSITGITIAAVAAVIIAAVICYLLRGFLPKFRCNTVI